From Streptomyces yatensis, one genomic window encodes:
- a CDS encoding GNAT family N-acetyltransferase produces the protein MPDVRYVTEGTRAAIRRTTRADGAEFVRRARESMEFHRPWLTLPTTERAYLHYIAQLEREDREGFLVCARETGEMAGFININNIVRGAFQCGSIGYGAFPPAAGQGYMSEALGLVLRHAFGPLGLHRVEVNIQPGNKASLGLVKRHGFRLEGFSPDFLYIEGGWRDHERWAMTSDMLDQGTGPG, from the coding sequence ATGCCTGACGTCCGGTATGTCACCGAGGGAACCCGGGCGGCCATCCGCCGCACCACCCGCGCGGACGGTGCGGAGTTCGTCAGGCGCGCCCGGGAGAGCATGGAGTTCCACCGCCCCTGGCTCACCCTCCCCACCACCGAGCGCGCCTATCTGCACTACATCGCCCAGCTGGAGCGCGAGGACCGCGAGGGCTTCCTCGTCTGTGCCCGGGAGACCGGCGAGATGGCCGGGTTCATCAACATCAACAACATTGTGCGCGGCGCCTTCCAGTGCGGCTCGATCGGCTACGGAGCCTTTCCGCCCGCCGCCGGACAGGGCTATATGTCCGAGGCGCTGGGGCTCGTGCTGCGCCATGCCTTCGGGCCCCTGGGGCTGCACCGTGTCGAGGTCAACATCCAGCCGGGCAACAAGGCGTCGTTGGGGCTGGTGAAGCGCCATGGCTTCCGGCTGGAAGGGTTTTCCCCGGACTTCCTCTATATCGAGGGCGGGTGGCGCGACCATGAGCGCTGGGCCATGACCAGCGACATGCTGGACCAGGGGACCGGTCCTGGCTGA
- a CDS encoding DUF5709 domain-containing protein yields MRTPHDPGADPEDEGIPDLQDGTPEQQRAEDPEQLPVPGDEPTIAAYRDTTSAETHERESLEERLTDEEPETGEPVGTEAERAGLLYDEPDPDFPREQDVYSQEGSTSGLSAEEEAVRIKSDELRDVDDLYEEYEEFDDGELTEDPGPPS; encoded by the coding sequence GTGAGGACACCGCATGACCCCGGCGCGGATCCCGAGGACGAGGGGATCCCCGATCTGCAGGACGGTACGCCCGAGCAGCAGCGGGCCGAGGATCCTGAGCAGTTGCCCGTGCCCGGGGATGAGCCGACGATCGCCGCGTACCGGGACACCACGAGCGCGGAGACGCATGAGCGGGAGTCGCTCGAGGAGCGCTTGACCGATGAGGAGCCGGAGACCGGGGAGCCGGTCGGCACCGAGGCGGAACGCGCGGGGCTGCTGTACGACGAGCCGGACCCCGACTTCCCGCGGGAGCAGGACGTCTACTCCCAGGAGGGCTCGACCAGCGGGCTGTCCGCCGAGGAAGAGGCGGTCCGGATCAAGAGCGATGAGCTCCGTGATGTGGACGATCTCTACGAGGAGTACGAGGAGTTCGACGACGGGGAGCTCACCGAGGATCCGGGACCGCCCTCCTGA
- a CDS encoding DUF5107 domain-containing protein: MATSVRRTTLTLPTAPVGPDNPLPALRPLDEVHRVDDRVRATLPADMARQVAHAPLRSVLPVRLRDGYGRDRAPATLDAIVLENDRLRATVLPGLGGRVHSLIHKATGHSADTELLYRNPVLQPADFALNGAWFSGGIEWNIGATGHTTLSCAPLHAARVPAPDAAEGGAMVRLWEWERLRDLPFQVDLWLPADSAFLYVGVRIRNPHHLPAPVYWWSNIAVPEDEHTRVLAPADDAWHFGYARTLSRVPVPEWDGADRTYPLRGAYPADYFYEVPDGARRWIASLDADGSGLVQTSTDLLRGRKLFVWGAGPGGRRWQQWLTEPGTGGYAEIQAGLARTQLEHIPLEAGEEFAWLEAYGPLTADPAAVHGTDWAAARRETETRLEAALPRAAVDAAYAAWRPYADAEPAERLATGSGWGALEAERGGFELPGTPFDPGTLGEDQEPWRRLLRTGALPDWEPGPSRADPGASLVAPAWRDLLEAAPSTAAAEYHLGVAQWHAGDRAQAERSWERSLRCAETPWALRCLAVADTASGHPARAADRLLRAVQLLLASGAVPPGEADPALEADPALEADPVLEADPVLEADPVLEAAGAGQGPGVGGGAAQGAEPAGAPTPTAVSLAAPPVAATADPVALEAAETALGREAIVALLAADRAGDATAVLDALRPTIRSRGRFRLLRAQVLLAQGDAPAARAVFDEGFEVCDLREGDEALSDTWYAIVERLVAGTDEPLTEEARARARTEHPLPGRYEFRMRPT; the protein is encoded by the coding sequence GTGGCCACGAGCGTGCGACGTACCACCCTGACCCTTCCCACCGCCCCCGTCGGGCCCGACAACCCCCTGCCCGCGCTGCGTCCCCTCGACGAGGTGCACCGCGTGGACGACCGCGTCCGGGCCACGCTCCCCGCCGACATGGCCCGCCAGGTCGCCCATGCCCCCCTGCGGTCGGTGCTGCCGGTCCGGCTGCGCGACGGCTACGGCCGCGACCGCGCCCCCGCCACGCTCGACGCCATCGTCCTGGAGAACGACCGGCTGCGGGCCACGGTGCTGCCCGGGCTCGGCGGCCGGGTCCACTCGCTGATCCACAAGGCCACCGGTCATTCCGCCGACACCGAGCTGCTGTACCGCAACCCGGTGCTCCAGCCCGCCGACTTCGCCCTCAACGGCGCCTGGTTCTCCGGCGGGATCGAGTGGAACATCGGCGCCACCGGCCACACCACCCTGTCCTGCGCACCCCTGCACGCCGCCCGCGTCCCCGCCCCCGACGCCGCCGAAGGGGGCGCGATGGTGCGGCTGTGGGAGTGGGAGCGGCTGCGCGATCTGCCCTTCCAGGTGGATCTGTGGCTGCCCGCCGACTCCGCGTTCCTCTACGTGGGCGTCAGGATCCGCAACCCCCACCACCTCCCCGCCCCCGTCTACTGGTGGTCCAACATCGCCGTCCCCGAGGACGAGCACACCCGCGTCCTCGCCCCCGCCGACGACGCCTGGCACTTCGGCTACGCCCGCACCCTCAGCCGGGTTCCGGTCCCGGAGTGGGACGGCGCCGACCGCACCTATCCGCTCCGCGGCGCCTACCCCGCCGACTACTTCTACGAGGTGCCCGACGGCGCCCGCCGCTGGATCGCCTCGCTCGACGCCGACGGCAGCGGCCTCGTCCAGACCTCGACCGATCTGCTGCGCGGCCGCAAGCTCTTCGTCTGGGGCGCGGGCCCCGGGGGGCGGCGCTGGCAGCAGTGGCTGACCGAGCCCGGCACCGGCGGCTACGCCGAGATCCAGGCCGGGCTCGCCCGCACCCAGCTCGAGCACATCCCGCTGGAGGCGGGCGAGGAGTTCGCCTGGCTGGAGGCGTACGGCCCGCTGACCGCCGACCCGGCCGCCGTCCACGGCACCGACTGGGCGGCCGCCCGCCGTGAGACCGAGACCCGGCTGGAGGCGGCGCTGCCGCGCGCCGCGGTCGACGCGGCCTACGCCGCCTGGCGCCCGTACGCCGACGCGGAACCGGCGGAGCGTCTCGCGACCGGCTCCGGCTGGGGCGCGCTGGAGGCCGAGCGCGGCGGGTTCGAGCTGCCCGGTACGCCGTTCGACCCGGGCACGCTGGGGGAGGACCAGGAGCCGTGGCGCCGGTTGCTGCGCACCGGCGCCCTCCCCGACTGGGAGCCGGGCCCCTCCCGGGCCGACCCCGGGGCCTCCCTGGTCGCGCCCGCCTGGCGCGACCTCCTCGAAGCGGCCCCCTCGACCGCCGCCGCCGAATACCACCTGGGCGTCGCCCAGTGGCATGCGGGCGACCGCGCACAGGCCGAGCGCAGCTGGGAGCGGTCGCTGCGGTGCGCCGAGACGCCCTGGGCACTGCGCTGTCTGGCCGTCGCCGACACCGCCTCCGGCCATCCGGCACGCGCGGCGGACCGGCTGCTGCGCGCCGTACAGCTCCTCCTCGCCTCGGGCGCCGTCCCGCCGGGGGAGGCGGACCCGGCGCTCGAAGCGGATCCGGCGCTCGAAGCGGATCCGGTGCTCGAAGCCGATCCGGTGCTCGAAGCCGATCCGGTGCTCGAAGCGGCGGGAGCGGGGCAGGGGCCGGGAGTAGGAGGGGGCGCGGCGCAGGGGGCAGAGCCGGCCGGAGCGCCGACCCCGACGGCCGTCTCGCTGGCCGCACCGCCCGTCGCCGCCACCGCCGACCCGGTCGCCCTGGAGGCGGCCGAGACGGCGCTCGGCCGGGAGGCGATCGTCGCGCTGCTCGCGGCCGACCGCGCCGGCGACGCCACAGCGGTCCTCGACGCCCTGCGCCCCACCATCCGGTCCCGTGGCCGCTTCCGGCTGCTGCGCGCCCAGGTGCTCCTGGCCCAGGGCGACGCCCCGGCTGCCCGCGCCGTCTTCGACGAGGGCTTCGAGGTCTGCGATCTGCGCGAGGGCGACGAGGCGTTGAGCGACACGTGGTACGCGATCGTGGAGCGGCTGGTGGCGGGGACAGATGAGCCCCTGACCGAGGAAGCCCGGGCCCGGGCCAGGACCGAGCACCCACTGCCCGGCCGCTACGAATTCCGAATGCGCCCCACGTAG
- a CDS encoding class I SAM-dependent methyltransferase, with translation MPKDAAVYTHGHHESVLRSHTWRTAANSAAYLTGRLRPHMRILDIGCGPGTITADLAELVPQGQVTGIDAEDSVLERARSVAEERGLANVSFAVADVHALDYPDDSFCVVHAHQVLQHVGDPVGALREMRRVCAPGGVVAVRDSDYAAMTWYPSVPGLDGWLDLYRRVARANGGEPDAGRRLRSWALEAGFTDIDITSTASAWCYATEEERAWWSGLWADRTVASAYARRAVDGGHATEEELRSIAEAWRAWGEAPDGWFAVLHGEILCRV, from the coding sequence ATGCCGAAGGACGCCGCCGTCTACACCCACGGCCACCATGAGTCGGTGCTGCGCTCGCACACCTGGCGCACGGCGGCCAACTCCGCCGCATACCTCACCGGCCGTCTGCGGCCCCATATGCGGATCCTGGACATCGGCTGCGGCCCCGGCACCATCACCGCCGACCTGGCCGAACTGGTCCCCCAGGGACAGGTCACGGGCATCGACGCCGAGGACTCCGTCCTGGAGCGGGCCCGCTCGGTGGCCGAGGAGCGCGGGCTGGCGAACGTGTCCTTCGCGGTCGCCGACGTCCACGCGCTGGACTACCCCGACGACTCCTTCTGCGTGGTCCACGCCCATCAGGTGCTGCAGCACGTCGGCGACCCGGTGGGGGCGCTGCGCGAGATGCGGCGGGTGTGCGCGCCGGGCGGCGTCGTGGCGGTGCGCGACTCCGACTACGCCGCCATGACCTGGTATCCATCCGTGCCCGGCCTGGACGGCTGGCTGGATCTCTACCGCCGGGTCGCGCGGGCCAACGGCGGTGAGCCGGACGCCGGTCGCAGGCTGCGCTCCTGGGCGCTGGAGGCGGGGTTCACCGACATCGACATCACCTCGACCGCCTCGGCGTGGTGCTACGCCACCGAGGAGGAGCGGGCGTGGTGGAGCGGGCTGTGGGCGGACCGCACGGTCGCCTCCGCCTACGCCCGGCGCGCGGTGGACGGCGGCCATGCCACCGAGGAGGAGCTGCGGTCGATCGCGGAGGCGTGGCGGGCGTGGGGCGAGGCCCCGGACGGTTGGTTCGCCGTCCTGCACGGTGAGATCCTCTGCCGCGTCTGA
- a CDS encoding 4'-phosphopantetheinyl transferase family protein → MTPPSAPRIVGSEPLPAAVAGAWPQGGEPETWLLSVSRYTAAMDPGAPGTILDAGERERAGKFLRAEDRERYTAAHLGLRELLGAYLGISPADVPFTREACPGCGGPHGRPAVSGTPLHFNMSHAGDLVLFAFAGSPVGVDVEKLQPASVVDQVAESLHPKERAELDALAPADRPAAFARCWTRKEAYLKGLGTGLSRDPAVNYVGTGLSAVPVGPWTMTDIPVDTSISGGSGYAAAMALLSSLPHA, encoded by the coding sequence TTGACACCCCCATCGGCCCCGCGCATCGTCGGCTCCGAGCCGTTGCCCGCCGCCGTCGCCGGTGCCTGGCCGCAGGGCGGCGAGCCCGAGACCTGGCTGCTCAGCGTCTCCCGGTACACCGCGGCCATGGACCCGGGCGCGCCCGGCACGATCCTGGACGCCGGGGAGCGGGAGCGGGCGGGGAAGTTCCTGCGGGCTGAGGACCGCGAGCGCTATACGGCGGCCCATCTGGGGCTGCGCGAGCTGCTCGGCGCCTATCTGGGCATCTCCCCGGCCGACGTTCCGTTCACCCGTGAGGCGTGCCCCGGCTGCGGCGGTCCGCACGGCCGCCCCGCCGTGTCCGGCACCCCGCTGCACTTCAACATGTCGCACGCCGGTGATCTGGTGCTCTTCGCCTTCGCGGGCTCCCCGGTCGGCGTGGACGTGGAGAAGCTGCAGCCCGCCTCGGTGGTCGACCAGGTCGCCGAGAGCCTGCATCCCAAGGAGCGCGCCGAGCTGGACGCGCTGGCACCGGCCGACCGGCCCGCCGCCTTCGCCCGCTGCTGGACCCGCAAGGAGGCCTATCTCAAGGGCCTGGGCACCGGCCTGTCCCGCGACCCCGCGGTCAACTATGTCGGCACCGGGCTCTCCGCCGTGCCGGTCGGCCCGTGGACGATGACCGACATCCCCGTGGACACGTCGATATCCGGTGGCTCCGGCTATGCGGCGGCCATGGCGCTGCTGTCATCATTGCCGCATGCCTGA
- a CDS encoding VOC family protein: MDILGTSLRVCVDDLDSAIAVYERLTGAEAVRFQRGPVSVAAVGCFFLMSGPESELSILRKITATIAVKDVDEAIADLTAVGGQIVAGPLPAPVGRTLVARHPDGSIFEYVDRNPMA, translated from the coding sequence ATGGATATTCTGGGGACTTCACTCCGCGTGTGCGTCGACGATCTGGATTCGGCGATCGCCGTCTACGAACGGCTGACGGGAGCCGAGGCGGTGCGCTTCCAGCGCGGGCCCGTCTCCGTCGCGGCGGTCGGCTGCTTCTTTCTGATGAGCGGTCCGGAGTCGGAACTGTCGATTCTTCGCAAGATCACGGCGACGATCGCGGTGAAGGACGTGGACGAGGCGATCGCGGATCTCACGGCCGTCGGTGGGCAGATCGTGGCCGGTCCACTGCCCGCCCCCGTGGGCCGGACCCTGGTGGCGCGCCACCCCGACGGCTCGATCTTCGAGTACGTCGACCGGAATCCGATGGCGTGA